The Microbacterium sp. LKL04 sequence GTCTACGACGTGGAGGAGCTCGTCCCGTTCTTCCTCACCGGCAAGATCACGATCCTCCCCGACGGGACGGCGTCGATCGCGGTCTCAGCCGCCGACTGACCGGGCTCAGCGCGCGGCTTCCCGCCGGGCATCGCGCTCGGCGATCGCCGCGAGGCGGGCGTTGTAGGCCTCGAGCTCGGCATCCCCGGACCGGTCGGCGTGGCGGTCGGTGCTGCGCTGGCGTCGCTCGTCGGACCGGCTCCACTGCACCGCGACGACGATCGCCAGGATGAGGGTCGGGATCTCGCCGATCGACCAGGCGATGCCGCCGCCCGTGTACTGGTCCGCGAGCGGATCGAGGCCCCAGGTGCGCCCCATCGACCCGAACCATTCCGCCACGAAGAGTCCCGACGCCATCATGATCGCGATGCCGAAGAAGGCGTGCATCGCCATGATGCCGATGAGCGTCAGCAGGCGACCGGCGTGCGGCAGTCGGTAGGGAACCGGGTCGATGCCCGCGAGCGACAGCACGAAGAGGTACCCGACTGTCAGGAAGTGCACGACCATCCACTCATGCCCGAGGTGCTCGTACAGCGTCCACCGGAACAGGTCCGTGTAGTAGAAGGCCCACAGCGACACGATGAACAGCGCCGCGGCCACGAGCGGATGCGTGATGACCTTGGCGTACGGGCTGTGGACCGCCCAGAGGATCCACTCGCGACCGCCGCGCGTCCCGTCGTCGCGCTTGCGGATGGCCCGCGACGCCAGCGTGACGGGCGCACCGAACACGAGGCACATCGGGATCGCCATCGACAGCAGCATGTGCGCCGTCATGTGCATGCTGAAGAGGTAGTCCTGGTAGGCATTCACCGGACCGCATGTGACGTAGACCAGAAGCAGCAGACCCGCGACCCAGAGGACCGTGCGTCCCAGGGGCCAGGTGTCGCCCCGTCGGCGGAGACGGCGCACACCCGCGAGGTAGAAGAACAGACCGAACCCGGCGGCGAAAGCCCAGACGAGGTCGACGTCCCACGTCGTGAAGAAGCGACCGACGGTGAGCTCCGGCGGCAGGGGCGACCCCGTCAGCACTTCGGCCGGGGTCTGGTCGAGCGGCAGCGTGGTGTCGACCGGCGGCGGCGTGAGCGAGAGGGCGACGGCGGCGCCGGAGGCGATGCCCATGAAGACGACCTCGAGGACGACGAGCGTCCAGAAGCGTGCTGCGATGGCCGTATCGCGGATGCCGGCGATCAACCGGCGGCGGTAGAACGCCCCCAGCACCCCCATCGCCAGGAGGGCGACGACCTTCACCATCAAGAGGGCGCCGTACGCCGAGAAGAGGTTCTGGAACGACAGGATGCCGACGGTCGCCCGCGCGATGCCCGACAGGGTCACGACGACGAAGGCGGCGAGGGCGATGCTCGAGTAGCGCTGCAGGACCGTGGCGAGGCGGTCGCTCGAGAAGAGCGGACGCAGGAGTAGGAGCATCATCAGACCGCCGAGCCAGGCCGCGGCGGCGATGATGTGCAGGGCGAGCGAGGTCACCGCGATGTTGTGGTTCGCTTCGCTGCCGGTGTGGCCGGCCGTCGCCATCGGCACCATGGACGCGATCGCGAGGAGGGCCACGAGCAGCGTCGCCAGCCAGCCGCGCACGGCGAACGCCAGGACGGTGAGCACCGCGCCGGCGACCGTCGTCATCAGCCAGGCCCGCCCCGGGTCGGTGTCGACGAGGAAGCGGCCGAGCTGCTCGCCGAACGCCGCGTCGGCGCTCGGGGTGGCGCCGAGGACCTTCAGGAACGTCAGATAGCCGGTGAGAGCGCTGGCGACGGTGAGGATCGCCGCGCCGGCAGAAGCGGCATCCAGGGCGAAGTCGAACTCCTTCGACCCCGCGACCAGCGAGAAGAGCGCCAGGACGAGCGACCCGACGAGGAGCGCCGCCGACAGGTTGACCGTCAGCTCGGCGACCGGGAGCAGCCAGCGGACGACCGGGCCGGGGTCGCCGATCACGAGGGGCGCAGCGCCGCCACCGTAGGCCAGCCCCAGCAGGAGCGCGACGAGACCCGCGCCCGCGAGGATCGCCGGCCCGGCGAAGCGGAGAGCGCGCGGATTCACCCTGCAAGCCTACGCGCGGGCAGGTGGGGGAACGCCGAAGGGGGATGCCTCTCGGCATCCCCCTTCGTACGACTGCAGCGTCTTACTTGACGGCAGCCTTCAGCTTCGAGCCGGCGCTGACCTTGACGCGCTTGCCGGCGGGGATGTTGATCTCGGCACCCGTCTGCGGGTTGCGGCCGGTGCGAGCGGACGTCTCGACCTGCTCGAACGCGATCCAGCCCGGGATCGAGACCTTCTCGCCCTTGGCGACAGCCTCGGAGACGGACGAGAACAGGCCGTCGACGACGCGCGAGACGGTGGCCTGGCTCTCGCCGGTGGCGCTGGCGATGCTGGCGACGAGTTCGGTCTTGGTGATGGCCATGGTGCTCCTCCAGACGGCGGATCGCCGTCTTCAGTTACTCGGACCGACGGGGTGACCGCCGGCTGGTCGTTGCGACCGGTCCCGAATATACCCACGGACCGCGGAATTCCGCGGATTTTGAGTCATCTGCGGCCCAATTGGTCGGCGTGTCGCGTGTCGGATGTGACTTTTGAGGCGAATGTGGCCGTTTCGGCCGGATTCCGCGGAATTCCGCGGAGGGGGTTGCTTTTCGGGACCGATGTGCGCTCAGCGTCGCCCGCGGGCGAACTCGTCGGCGGCGTCGCAGGCGAGTTGCGCCGAGGCCGGGCCGCCGTGCCCCTCCTCCTCGAGGATGTGCAACCGGCTGCCGGGCCACGCCCTGTGCAGCAGCCACGGCGTGAGCGCCGGTCCGCTGACGTCGCGCCGGCCGTGGACGAGGACGCCCGGGATGCCGGTCAGCCGGTCCATCCGGTCGAGGATCGGCACGTCGAGGAAGCAGTCCTGCGCCCAGTAGTGCGTCACGAGGGTGGCGAAGTTCTCGCGCATCCGCGGATCCTCATGCAGCGGCCCGGTCCCCGCCCCTGGGGAGAGGGCGATGTGGGCGGATTCCCACGCGTCCCACGCATCGGCGGCCCGGGTGCGGACGGCGGGGTCGGGGTCGCGCAGCATGCGGGCGTAGGCGTCGACGACGCGCTCACCGTCGGGCACGAGGTCGCCGAGGCGGTCACGAGCCTCGGGGAAGATACGCCCGACCCCGTCGGTGATCCACTCGATCTCGTCGCGGGCCCCGGCGGTGACGGCGAGAAGGATGATCTCGCTCACCCGCTCGGGGTGCGCCTGCGCGTACGCCAGGGCGAGGGTGGATCCCCACGAGACGCCGTAGACGAGCCAGCGGTCGATGCCGAGGTGCTCTCTGAGCGCCTCGATGTCGGCGATGAGCGCGGGGGTTGTGTTGTCGTCGAGGTGAGCGAGGTCGTCGATCGCCCAGGGCGTGCTCGCGCCGCATCCGCGCTGGTCTAAGCCGACGATGCGGTAGCGCTCGGGGTCGAACACGCGCCGGTAGCCGCCCTTGCCGAGGCCGCCGCCTGGACCGCCGTGCAGGTACAACGCGCCGCGGCCGGTGTCGGAGCCCGAGACCTCCCAGTGCAGGCGGGCACCGTCCGGGCGGTCCAGCATTCCGGATGCGTGGGGCTCGATCGGAGGATGCACGTCGCGCACGCTACCAGCGCGTCAGATGCGGCGGAGGGCGGAAACGACGTCGTCCTCCCAGCGGCGAGCGGCCGGAAGCGCGCCCACATAAAGAGGAGTGTCGTGGGTCACGCCGAGGTACCGCGTCGCGCTCGCATCGACGCCGGCGTCCCGCAGCTTCGCCGCGTAGGTGGCGCCGTCGCGGCGGAGCGGGTCGTACTCCGCCGTGAGCACGACGGCGGGCGGAAGCCCCGCGTGCGAGGCGGCCCGCATCGGCGACGCGTACTGCTCGCGCGCCCGCGACCGGTCGCCGAGGTAGGTGCTCGCGACCGAGCGCAGCTCGCGCAGCGCGATGAACGCGGGCACGCCCAAGGCGTACGTCGCGCGCAGGTCGATCCACCGGCCGGTGAGGTCGGTGACCGGAACCTCGAGGATCTGCAGCGCCGCCTGGGGTGTGCCGCGGTCGCGGTTGAGGAGGGTGAGGGATGCCGCGAGGCATCCGCCGGCCGAGGCACCGTTCAGGCCGATCCGGTCCGGGTCGATCCCGAGCTCCTGCGCGTGCGCGTGCAGCCACACCCACGCGGCGTGAACCTGCTCGATCTGCGTCGGATAGCGCTGTTCGGGGGCGAGCGAGTACCCGACGGTGACGAGCACGACCCCGGACCGATCGGCGCGGCGGCGACACGAGGCATCCGCCGTCGGATAGTCGATGCCCCCGATGCGGAACGCACCGCCGCCGATCACGAGGCACGCAGGTGCCGGAGTCGGGGCGGAGGCGGGGCGGTAGATGCGGATGCGGACGTCGGGGTACCCCTCGACCGGCACCGTGACCTCGGTGGTCTCCATGTCGGGACCGGGGATGCCGGCGCTGCGCAGCTCCATGCGGTCCCAGTTGAGCGCCGCGCGACGGTGCCGCTCGCGCGGGGTGAGCGGCGTCGTCTTCTTCGCCGAAGCGGATGCCGGCGCTGCCGGCGGCGCCGGTCGGAACCGCGCGGTCAGGTCGGTCCACGCCTTCTTCGCGAGATACCGGCGATGCGTGCGCAGGCGCTCGCGGAAGAACGGATCCAGCGGCACGGTGCTCCCTCCGACCGTTCGAGCGTAGCCCCGGGCGCCGATGCGTTGGACGGTGTCTAGGTGGGCCCACCGGCCCCGCCGAAAACGTTCGCGGGGAGTTTCGGCGCGGGAAGGTTTCGGCGGGGGTTTTCGGCGGGTCGATTCGCGGCGTGTTGGCCTCTTGCGAGGTCCTGCCCGGCCGTGCGCCGTAAACGATCGTTTTCGGCTTGGCCTTCATCACAGGAGCCCGTGGCTGGCCCGCGGAAGGACCCAATGACACGAGCTCGATCGTCAAGCGGGTCACCGTCAATTCCCTCGCGTCTTCACCCATCTGTCCAGACGGGCCAGGAACTGGCGGGGGACTTCGAGCGTTGAGGCTGGCAGTGAGTAGCTGATCCCCACTGCGACCGCGCTTATGGTCGCAGTTCTCGATCGTCCACCCGGAATGGACCATTCAAGCTTCGCGGTGCGCGGATCCTGGTCGACTTCCGTTATCTGCGCCCGAGCGACCCGCACGACGCGGAAGAAGTTGCATAACCGGACCTCAGCATCGTCGAGAATCACGCGCACGCGGAAAACACGCGCCAGCCAGACGCAACCGAAGATGACGATCGACATAGCAACAGCGGTGACGGCCACGTCACCTTCCGGCAGCGACCAGATCAGTGCGCATCCGCCCAGGAGCGGAAGCGTCGATGCGCCAGC is a genomic window containing:
- a CDS encoding cytochrome c oxidase assembly protein, producing MNPRALRFAGPAILAGAGLVALLLGLAYGGGAAPLVIGDPGPVVRWLLPVAELTVNLSAALLVGSLVLALFSLVAGSKEFDFALDAASAGAAILTVASALTGYLTFLKVLGATPSADAAFGEQLGRFLVDTDPGRAWLMTTVAGAVLTVLAFAVRGWLATLLVALLAIASMVPMATAGHTGSEANHNIAVTSLALHIIAAAAWLGGLMMLLLLRPLFSSDRLATVLQRYSSIALAAFVVVTLSGIARATVGILSFQNLFSAYGALLMVKVVALLAMGVLGAFYRRRLIAGIRDTAIAARFWTLVVLEVVFMGIASGAAVALSLTPPPVDTTLPLDQTPAEVLTGSPLPPELTVGRFFTTWDVDLVWAFAAGFGLFFYLAGVRRLRRRGDTWPLGRTVLWVAGLLLLVYVTCGPVNAYQDYLFSMHMTAHMLLSMAIPMCLVFGAPVTLASRAIRKRDDGTRGGREWILWAVHSPYAKVITHPLVAAALFIVSLWAFYYTDLFRWTLYEHLGHEWMVVHFLTVGYLFVLSLAGIDPVPYRLPHAGRLLTLIGIMAMHAFFGIAIMMASGLFVAEWFGSMGRTWGLDPLADQYTGGGIAWSIGEIPTLILAIVVAVQWSRSDERRQRSTDRHADRSGDAELEAYNARLAAIAERDARREAAR
- a CDS encoding HU family DNA-binding protein — its product is MAITKTELVASIASATGESQATVSRVVDGLFSSVSEAVAKGEKVSIPGWIAFEQVETSARTGRNPQTGAEINIPAGKRVKVSAGSKLKAAVK
- a CDS encoding alpha/beta fold hydrolase, with the translated sequence MLDRPDGARLHWEVSGSDTGRGALYLHGGPGGGLGKGGYRRVFDPERYRIVGLDQRGCGASTPWAIDDLAHLDDNTTPALIADIEALREHLGIDRWLVYGVSWGSTLALAYAQAHPERVSEIILLAVTAGARDEIEWITDGVGRIFPEARDRLGDLVPDGERVVDAYARMLRDPDPAVRTRAADAWDAWESAHIALSPGAGTGPLHEDPRMRENFATLVTHYWAQDCFLDVPILDRMDRLTGIPGVLVHGRRDVSGPALTPWLLHRAWPGSRLHILEEEGHGGPASAQLACDAADEFARGRR
- a CDS encoding alpha/beta hydrolase, coding for MPLDPFFRERLRTHRRYLAKKAWTDLTARFRPAPPAAPASASAKKTTPLTPRERHRRAALNWDRMELRSAGIPGPDMETTEVTVPVEGYPDVRIRIYRPASAPTPAPACLVIGGGAFRIGGIDYPTADASCRRRADRSGVVLVTVGYSLAPEQRYPTQIEQVHAAWVWLHAHAQELGIDPDRIGLNGASAGGCLAASLTLLNRDRGTPQAALQILEVPVTDLTGRWIDLRATYALGVPAFIALRELRSVASTYLGDRSRAREQYASPMRAASHAGLPPAVVLTAEYDPLRRDGATYAAKLRDAGVDASATRYLGVTHDTPLYVGALPAARRWEDDVVSALRRI